From one Nocardioides scoriae genomic stretch:
- a CDS encoding amino acid permease, whose protein sequence is MTNLAERGTTGFADQLRRRKPIGAARSGNGAELERSFGTFQLMMFGVGATVGTGIFFVLQEAVPDAGPAVIISFLVAGLGAGLSALCYAEVAGAIPVSGSTYSYAYHAMGELVAMVVAACVLLEYGVSSAAVAVGWSGYFNELLDNLFGFSLPDALSYSPVPYEDNTTGLVNLPAIVLVLMCMVLLVRGASESARVNTIMVLVKLGVLVMFVVIGITAFDTDNFSGFWDAGATGISAAAATIFFSFIGLDAVSTAGEEVRDPQRALPRAIMGALAVVVTIYVLVALAGVGAQPVEKFSDPEQQSAGLSVILENITGSSIPATVLAAGAVISIFSVTLVTLYGQTRILFAMGRDGMLPDRFSSVNPRTLTPTFNTVVVSVVVALVAGFVPADYLWDTVSIGTLIAFVVVALAVLVLRRTAADLERPFRVPGYPVTPLLTIAVCVYILSGLAAVTWVIFLVWLSVVLGFYLLWGRRHAALNRGEVATTDVPDGGQR, encoded by the coding sequence ATGACCAACCTGGCCGAACGAGGCACCACCGGGTTCGCGGACCAGCTGCGGCGGCGCAAGCCGATCGGGGCCGCCCGCTCCGGCAACGGCGCGGAGCTGGAGCGCAGCTTCGGCACCTTCCAGCTGATGATGTTCGGCGTCGGCGCCACCGTCGGCACCGGCATCTTCTTCGTGCTCCAGGAGGCGGTGCCCGACGCGGGACCGGCGGTGATCATCTCGTTCCTGGTCGCCGGGCTCGGGGCCGGTCTCTCCGCGCTGTGCTACGCCGAGGTCGCGGGCGCGATCCCGGTCAGCGGCTCGACGTACTCCTACGCCTACCACGCGATGGGCGAGCTGGTCGCGATGGTCGTGGCCGCCTGCGTGCTGCTGGAGTACGGCGTCAGCTCGGCCGCCGTCGCCGTCGGCTGGAGCGGCTACTTCAACGAGCTGCTCGACAACCTCTTCGGCTTCTCGCTGCCCGACGCGCTGTCCTACTCGCCGGTGCCCTACGAGGACAACACGACCGGCCTGGTCAACCTGCCGGCGATCGTGCTGGTGCTGATGTGCATGGTGCTGCTGGTCCGCGGTGCCAGCGAGTCGGCCCGGGTCAACACGATCATGGTGCTGGTCAAGCTGGGCGTGCTGGTGATGTTCGTCGTCATCGGCATCACCGCCTTCGACACCGACAACTTCAGCGGCTTCTGGGACGCCGGTGCGACCGGCATCAGCGCGGCGGCGGCCACGATCTTCTTCTCCTTCATCGGCCTCGACGCGGTGTCGACCGCGGGGGAGGAGGTCCGCGACCCGCAGCGCGCGCTGCCCCGGGCCATCATGGGCGCGCTCGCGGTGGTGGTGACGATCTACGTGCTGGTCGCCCTGGCCGGCGTCGGCGCCCAGCCGGTGGAGAAGTTCTCCGACCCCGAGCAGCAGAGCGCCGGCCTCTCGGTCATCCTCGAGAACATCACCGGCAGCAGCATCCCCGCCACGGTCCTGGCCGCCGGCGCCGTCATCTCGATCTTCTCGGTCACGCTGGTGACGCTCTACGGCCAGACCCGGATCCTGTTCGCCATGGGCCGCGACGGGATGCTGCCCGACCGGTTCTCCTCGGTGAACCCCCGCACCCTGACCCCCACCTTCAACACCGTGGTGGTCTCGGTCGTGGTGGCGCTGGTGGCGGGCTTCGTGCCGGCCGACTACCTGTGGGACACCGTCTCGATCGGCACCCTGATCGCCTTCGTCGTGGTCGCGCTGGCGGTGCTGGTGCTGCGCCGCACGGCCGCCGACCTGGAGCGGCCGTTCCGGGTGCCGGGCTACCCCGTGACGCCGCTGCTCACCATCGCGGTCTGCGTCTACATCCTGTCCGGCCTGGCCGCCGTGACCTGGGTGATCTT